From the genome of Candidatus Electrothrix communis, one region includes:
- a CDS encoding YdcF family protein — translation MSFALTKLLPLFVYPLGMAIIFFLVAFLLLWMRRKRGAGLLMLISVALLWASSTQVAAEFVLHSLERRYPPLSLEEIPTADAIVLLGGVTRGRVPGTGLTDLGGGADRIIHAARLFKAGKAPLLILSGGNEPGYRSEAEDMADILQLMDIPADSILLETKSRNTQQNAMYSQQILHQQGVKKILLVTSATHMRRAEALFSRIGVSVLPAATDYQLVERVPSFLDWLPQAGVLEMTTKGIKEYLGYWVYLITRALDR, via the coding sequence ATGAGCTTTGCACTCACTAAGCTGTTGCCCTTATTTGTTTATCCTTTGGGCATGGCTATCATCTTTTTCCTTGTTGCATTCCTTCTGCTTTGGATGCGCAGGAAACGGGGTGCCGGATTGCTGATGCTCATATCGGTCGCTTTGCTTTGGGCCAGCTCGACCCAGGTAGCTGCCGAATTTGTTCTGCACTCCCTGGAACGTCGTTATCCACCGCTTTCTCTCGAAGAAATACCGACTGCGGATGCGATTGTTCTTTTGGGCGGCGTTACACGGGGGAGAGTTCCCGGAACTGGCCTGACCGATCTCGGGGGCGGTGCAGATCGAATTATTCATGCTGCCCGACTTTTCAAGGCCGGGAAGGCTCCTCTTCTGATTTTATCCGGTGGTAATGAGCCGGGATACCGATCTGAAGCTGAGGATATGGCAGATATTTTGCAACTCATGGATATACCGGCTGACAGCATATTACTGGAGACCAAGAGCAGAAATACGCAGCAAAACGCGATGTACAGCCAACAAATTTTACATCAACAGGGAGTCAAAAAGATTCTGCTGGTGACCTCTGCTACCCATATGCGCCGAGCTGAGGCTCTTTTTTCAAGAATTGGGGTATCGGTTCTTCCGGCAGCGACGGATTATCAATTGGTTGAGCGTGTCCCATCTTTTCTTGACTGGCTGCCCCAGGCCGGAGTCCTGGAAATGACAACCAAGGGGATCAAAGAGTATCTCGGGTATTGGGTGTATCTTATTACAAGGGCTTTGGACCGGTGA
- a CDS encoding YdcF family protein: protein MKTRLLSFLGGTVFGILLVLAAGILFMRYAPFLLIVDEPVKQADIAVVLGGGGGSRLRKGFSLHEAGLVSHLVLVDNKKNAWDWMLERFCPDCAATGRITIIEGSKNTFTDAELVEKYCRINNIQNVLVVTDPYHTRRASLIFKAQFAESEVRLAVVSSGEFGSRLTPEEQWWRDENTLQTVWAELNKIFIILLRKYELCTH from the coding sequence TTGAAAACGCGCTTACTCTCCTTTCTGGGCGGCACCGTGTTCGGTATTTTGCTCGTCCTTGCTGCTGGAATCCTTTTTATGCGCTATGCTCCTTTTCTGCTTATTGTTGACGAGCCAGTTAAACAGGCGGATATTGCTGTGGTGCTGGGCGGCGGGGGAGGGAGTCGTCTTCGCAAGGGTTTTTCCTTGCATGAGGCCGGTTTGGTCAGCCATTTGGTCCTGGTGGACAACAAGAAAAACGCCTGGGATTGGATGCTGGAACGTTTCTGCCCGGATTGCGCAGCGACAGGCAGGATAACCATCATCGAAGGCTCAAAGAATACCTTTACCGATGCTGAATTGGTGGAGAAGTATTGTCGTATAAACAATATACAAAATGTGCTGGTGGTGACTGATCCCTACCATACCCGTCGGGCATCCTTGATTTTTAAAGCACAATTTGCAGAGAGCGAGGTTCGGCTTGCAGTGGTCAGTTCAGGAGAGTTCGGCAGTCGGTTAACACCGGAAGAACAATGGTGGCGAGATGAGAATACCCTGCAAACTGTTTGGGCTGAGCTGAATAAAATATTTATTATTCTCTTAAGAAAATATGAGCTTTGCACTCACTAA
- a CDS encoding nucleotidyltransferase family protein translates to MTVTVRGLHPETGELLRQVFLGQEARWQESREFSEEVFFQDVVSQGMAPLLFRRIASEVSSARAWPEPLLLRLRKTALHQVAFELVAELDLRHLLNAFAQIGITPLLLKGTPLSYTLYPEPGLRPRCDTDLLLSEEDREKAAGLMKKLGYAPLHEAQVDYINTQMSYAKKTAQGFSCCYDLHWQVSNCNRQFSRDFADGKLVENAEAIPVLGENARTLSKVDALIFSCFHRAGHFSHSGDRLIWLYDIHLLCQALTGQEIEAFCRRVKELQIISLCADAITTAQSWFGTVCPEELKLFLHQRIENEAAAQLLGSGRRDGIRKQTLLELKGLSTWQERCAYIVQNLFPPPAFMLWRYQKEGKIVLPWLYVRRFAEGLIIFLRK, encoded by the coding sequence ATGACGGTGACGGTTCGAGGACTGCACCCAGAGACTGGTGAGCTGCTTCGTCAAGTTTTTCTTGGGCAGGAAGCTAGGTGGCAGGAAAGCAGAGAGTTCTCAGAAGAAGTTTTTTTTCAGGATGTTGTTTCCCAAGGAATGGCTCCGCTCCTGTTTCGGAGGATCGCCTCAGAAGTCAGCAGTGCTCGTGCTTGGCCTGAGCCCCTTTTGCTTCGCCTGCGGAAAACAGCTTTGCATCAGGTCGCCTTTGAACTGGTAGCTGAGCTGGATCTTCGTCACCTGCTCAACGCCTTTGCTCAAATCGGGATTACTCCACTTCTCCTCAAAGGAACGCCGTTATCCTATACCCTATACCCGGAGCCGGGCCTGCGTCCGAGATGTGATACTGATCTGCTCCTCTCAGAGGAAGACCGAGAGAAGGCAGCAGGCTTGATGAAAAAACTGGGTTACGCGCCTCTCCATGAAGCGCAGGTGGATTATATCAACACCCAGATGAGCTATGCAAAGAAAACAGCGCAAGGATTCTCCTGCTGCTATGATTTGCATTGGCAGGTGAGTAATTGTAACCGTCAGTTCAGCCGGGACTTTGCTGACGGAAAGCTCGTTGAAAACGCTGAGGCTATTCCTGTCTTGGGAGAAAATGCCCGCACCTTGAGCAAGGTCGATGCGCTGATCTTTTCCTGCTTTCACCGGGCAGGGCATTTTTCCCATAGCGGTGACCGGCTGATTTGGCTGTACGATATTCATTTACTCTGTCAAGCCTTGACAGGGCAAGAGATAGAGGCCTTTTGTCGACGAGTAAAGGAGCTTCAGATCATCTCGCTCTGTGCTGACGCCATAACCACAGCACAATCTTGGTTCGGCACAGTGTGTCCTGAAGAATTAAAGCTCTTTTTACACCAAAGAATCGAAAATGAAGCGGCTGCTCAGCTTCTTGGAAGCGGCAGGCGTGACGGTATCAGAAAGCAGACCTTACTTGAACTGAAAGGTTTATCTACTTGGCAGGAGCGTTGTGCTTATATTGTGCAAAATCTTTTTCCTCCGCCGGCGTTTATGCTTTGGCGTTATCAGAAAGAGGGAAAAATCGTCTTGCCTTGGTTGTATGTCCGGCGGTTTGCAGAAGGGCTGATTATTTTTTTACGGAAATAG
- a CDS encoding glycosyltransferase family 4 protein encodes MKIIFFANTDWYLYNFRLDLARSLHKQGAEVVMMSPPGEYGPRIENEGFRWIPLPMNRRSLNPFREVRLLQYICSIYKKEQPDVVHNFTIKSVIYGALAAQAVGIQNRIHAVTGLGHVFISQSMRARILRPLVKGLLRQALRGKGSHLILQNPDDRALFLKHNLIGPEHIHLIRGSGVDTERFAPVQKVRQGKFRVLLAARLLWEKGIREYVEAAELLIHRSDELEFLLAGVADLGNPSAVPEQNIRRWQKSGMLTVLGHVENMQQLMTEVDLMVLPSWREGIPRGLLEAASMALPIITTDAPGCREIVENEKNGFLVPVGDAVALAEKIEYLLDHPETCLHFGTAGREKVCKEFDQEIVFRQTWEVYRSLGILNKSIRGG; translated from the coding sequence TTGAAAATCATTTTTTTCGCCAATACAGATTGGTATCTCTATAATTTCCGGCTTGATCTTGCCCGCTCTCTTCACAAGCAAGGCGCTGAAGTGGTCATGATGTCACCGCCCGGCGAGTACGGGCCGCGTATTGAGAACGAGGGTTTTCGTTGGATCCCCCTGCCCATGAATCGGCGCAGTCTTAATCCTTTTCGTGAAGTCCGACTACTCCAATATATCTGCTCAATATATAAAAAAGAGCAACCTGATGTAGTGCATAATTTCACCATTAAGAGTGTTATCTACGGTGCGTTAGCTGCGCAGGCCGTAGGAATACAAAACAGGATTCATGCTGTTACAGGCTTGGGGCATGTCTTTATCAGTCAATCTATGCGAGCCCGTATCCTTCGTCCTCTGGTTAAGGGGTTACTCAGACAGGCTTTACGAGGAAAAGGGAGTCACTTGATTCTCCAGAATCCTGATGATAGAGCCTTGTTTCTCAAGCATAACCTGATCGGCCCGGAACATATTCATCTGATTCGAGGCTCCGGCGTGGATACCGAGCGTTTTGCTCCGGTGCAAAAGGTACGTCAAGGGAAATTTCGGGTTTTGCTGGCTGCTCGGTTGCTCTGGGAAAAGGGGATTAGGGAGTATGTGGAAGCTGCCGAGTTATTGATCCATCGGAGCGATGAGCTTGAATTCCTGCTTGCCGGGGTTGCGGATCTGGGTAATCCTAGTGCCGTACCAGAACAGAATATAAGGAGATGGCAGAAATCCGGTATGTTAACGGTACTCGGACATGTGGAAAATATGCAACAGCTGATGACAGAGGTAGATCTCATGGTTCTGCCAAGTTGGCGGGAGGGAATCCCGCGAGGCCTTCTGGAAGCGGCATCTATGGCCCTACCCATTATCACCACTGATGCACCCGGTTGTCGGGAAATAGTGGAGAATGAGAAAAACGGCTTCCTCGTGCCGGTGGGAGATGCTGTCGCCTTGGCTGAAAAGATTGAATATCTCCTGGATCACCCGGAGACTTGCCTTCATTTCGGTACAGCAGGCCGTGAAAAGGTCTGCAAGGAGTTTGACCAAGAGATTGTTTTTCGTCAAACATGGGAAGTCTATCGCTCCCTCGGCATCCTGAACAAGTCGATAAGAGGTGGATGA